Below is a genomic region from Thermoanaerobacterium sp. PSU-2.
AACAACATCTTTTATTCCTTTTTCAAGCGCCTTTTTAGCAATCAGCTTTCCTACTAATTTTGCTGACTCTTTATTAGCACCCTTTGCAACGCTCTTAAGCTCGGGGTCTAATGTGGATGCATGGGCCAATGTAACTCCATTTACATCATCAATTAATTGTGCATATATATGGCTTAAACTTTTGTACACGCTAAGTCTAGGTCTTTCACTCGTTCCCGATATTTTCTTTCTGACTCTAAGATGACGTCTTTTACGTGTCATTTGCCTATCAATTTTTGATATCATTTTATCACCCCTTACTTCTTACCTGTTTTGCCTTCTTTAAGCCTTACATATTCGCCAACATACCTTATGCCTTTTCCTTTGTATGCATCTGGCTGTCTTACCTTTCTTATGTTTGCAGCCACTTCACCAACTCTTTGTTTATCAATGCCTTTTACCGTTATCTTATTTGTTCCATCAACAACGAACTCTATGCCTGGCTCTTCTTCAATTTCCACAGGATGTGAGTATCCAACAGTTAAGACTATCTTTTTCCCTTGCTTTGCAACACGATAACCTACTCCGACGATCTCGAGGCTTTTCTCATAACCTGTGCTAACGCCTTTTACCATGTTCTGAATCAATGCTCTTGTCGTACCATGCATAGCTCTTGCTTCTTTGTCATCGCTGCTTCTCGTTACTATTACTTTATTATCTTCGACAGCTATATTAACCAAATTCGGAAAATCTCTTTCAAGAGTACCTTTCGGTCCTTTCACCACAACGTGATTGTTGTTTACTGTAACTGTTACATCTTTCGGTATTTCAACTGGTTGTTTTCCTATTCTAGACACGCTTTACACCTCCTATTTAGAATTACCAGATATAGCAGAGAACTTCTCCTCCGACACCCTCTTTTTTAGCTTCTTTATCTGTCATTATGCCTTTTGATGTTGATATTATAGCCATACCAAGACCACCTAAGACTCTTGGAATTTCATTGCTTTTTGCATAAACTCTTAAACCCGGTTTGCTTATCCTTTTAAGCCCTGATATTACTCTTTCTTTATTTGGTCCGTATTTAAGTGTAATCTTTAATATACCTTGTTTACCATCATCTATTTCCTCAACTGCTTTAATGAACCCTTCGCGAAGCATTATCATTGCTATCGCTCTTTTTGTGTTTGATGCTGGTATTTCAACTGTTTCATGTCTGACTGTGTTTGCATTCCTTATACGTGTAAGCATATCTGCGATTGGATCTGTCATTTCAATACCTCCCCTCTTACCAGCTTGCCTTTTTTACGCCTGGAATAATGCCTTGATGAGCATATTCTCTAAAGCAAACACGGCATATTCCATATTTTCTTATATATGCATGTGGACGTCCACAAATTTTACACCTGTTGTAAGCTCTTGTACTAAATTTAGGGGTCTTTTTTTGCTTCAATATCAATGCCTTTCTGGCCATTTATATACCTCCTTTACTTAGCAAACGGCATTCCCATAAGCTCCAAGAGTGTTCTCGCTTCTTCATCATTCTTTGCTGTTGTCACAAAAATTATATCCATTCCTCTAACCTTATCAATCTTGTCATAATCTATCTCAGGGAATATAAGCTGCTCTTTTATTCCGAATGAGTAATTTCCTCTACCATCAAAAGATTTTGTAGGAAGTCCTCTGAAATCTCTAACTCTTGGCAGTGCTACATTAAACAGCTTATCTGCAAATTCATACATTCTTTCGCCTCTTAAAGTGACTTTAACACCTATTGGCATGCCTGCACGAATTTTAAAATTAGCTATTGACTTTTTCGCTCTTGTAACCACAGGCTTCTGTCCTGTTATTACAGCCAAATCATTTGAAGCTGCTTCAATCGCTTTAGGATTTTCTCTTGCTTCACCAAGTCCTATATTTAAAACTATCTTCTCCAATTTCGGCACTTGCATTATATTTTTGTAAGAATACTTCTCCATAAGAGCAGGTACTACTTCATTTACATATTTATCTCTAAGCCTTGCCATGATAAACCTCCTTTCACTTACAATGTCTCTCCACACTTTTTGCAGTATCTTATCTTCTCACCATCGGCAAGAATTTTAACACCATATCTGACTCCTTTGCCGCAATTATTGCAGTATAACATAACTTTAGATGCAAAGATAGGTGCTTCTTGATGTATTATTCCACCTTGATCCTGTGGACTTCTTGCTCTTTTATGCTTTGTTACTACATTTACACCTTCAACTAAAACCTTGCCTTCTTTTGGCAATGCTTTAAGAACTTTGCCTTTTTTCCCTTTATCTTTCCCAGATATTACTGTGACTATATCACCTGTTTTGACGTGAAGTTTTTTTCTCTCCAATTGTTACACCTCCTTATAGAACTTCCGGTGCAAGTGAAATTATCTTCATAAAGTCTTTTTCCCTTAATTCTCTGGCAACTGGTCCAAATATACGAGTTCCTCTTGGCTGCAAATCGTCTTTTATTATAACAGCAGCGTTGTCATCAAATCTTATATACGTACCATCTTTTCTGGCAATGCCTTTCTTTGTTCTAACTATGACAGCTTTTACTACATCGCCTTTTTTTACAACACCTCCGGGTGTTGCACTTTTGACAGAAGCAACTATTATATCACCTATATTAGAGAATTTTCTCGTTGAACCACCCATCAAATGTATACACATAATCTCTTTAGCACCAGTATTATCTGCAACTTTTAATATTGTTTGAGGCTGTATCATCTCAAATACCTCCTTTCAGTCATTCTGCCTTTTTAATTATCTCAACAAGCCTCCATCTTTTTTCTTTGCTTAAAGGCCTAGTTTCCATTATCTTAACTATATCTCCAATATTGCATTGATTGTTTTCATCGTGTGCCTTAAACTTCTTCGTACGTCTTACTATCTTGTTGTACAGTGGATGTCTTATTCTATCTTCTACAGCAACAACTATCGTCTTCTGCATTTTGTTGCTGACGACTTTTCCTATTCTAACTTTTCTCATGCCTCTTTCCAATTTAAATCCTCCTTTCTATGCATTCAACTTGCCAAGTTCTCTTTCTCTTAAGATCGTCTTTATTCTTGCTATAGACTTTCTGACATCTCTAACTCTCATAGGATTGTCTAATTGTCCAGTGGCAAGTTGAAACCTAAGGTTAAAAAGTTCTCCCTTTAAATCGGAAAGCTTCTGCAATAATTCTTCGTCTGTCAATTCTCTAATCTCTTTAGCCTTCATTCTCTTCACCACCCAATTCTTCACGTTTTACGAACTTCGTTTTTATAGGCAGTTTGTGCTTAGCTAATCTTAAAGCTTCCCTTGCAACATCTTCATTTACACCAGCTATCTCAAAAAGCACTCTTCCCGGCTTCACTACAGCTACCCAGTATTCAGGTGATCCCTTGCCAGAACCCATACGTGTCTCTGCAGGTTTTTCTGTAACAGGTTTATCTGGGAAAATCTTTATCCAGACTTTTCCGCCTCTCTTTATATACCTTGTCATAGCAACCCTGGCAGCCTCTATTTGAACTGCTGTTATCCAGCCACCCTCAAGTGCTTGCAAACCGTAATCTCCATAGGTTACTGTATTTCCTCTTGTAGCGTTGCCTTTTATCCTGCCTCTTTGCTGTTTCCTGTATTTTACTCTCTTAGGCATCAACATGGTTATTTGCCTCCTTCCGCTGTTACCTGTTTCTTCGGCTGTGGCAATATCTCTCCTTTGTTAATCCAAACTTTAACGCCGATCTTGCCATATGTTGTATTTGCTTCCGCAAATCCATAATCAATGTTAGCTCTTAATGTCTGTAGTGGCACAACCCCTTCATGGTATCTTTCAGTACGAGCAATTTCAGCTCCAGCCAATCTTCCTGAACACGCAATCTTTATACCCTTAGCACCTTGTTTCATTGCTCTCGCTATAGATTGCTTCATTGCACGTCTGAATGAAATTCTTCTTTCTAATTGTGAAGCTATGTTTTCAGCCACTAGCTGTGCATCCAACTCTGGATTTTTTACCTCAACGATGTTTATGACGACTTTTTTATTCGTCATTTTTTCGATTTCTTGTCTCAATTCTTCTATACCTGCTCCGCCTTTTCCTATTACCATGCCAGGCTTTGCAGTATAAACATCAATCTTTATCCTATTAGCTGCTCTTTCTATTTCGATTTTCGGCACACCCGATGCATAAATTTTATTCTTTATATAGTCTCTTATCTTTATATCTTCAATCAAAAGATCGCTAAAATCTTTATCCTTTGCAAACCATTTTGCATACCAATCTTGTGAAACACCAACTCTTAAGCCACGAGGATTAATCTTTTGACCCATTTTATCCCTCCTTTATTTTTCATCAACTACTACTGTTATATGGCTCGTTCTTCTTCTCATCAGATTTGATCTACCCATCGCCCTTGGCATCATTCTCTTCATTATAGGA
It encodes:
- the rplR gene encoding 50S ribosomal protein L18; the protein is MISKIDRQMTRKRRHLRVRKKISGTSERPRLSVYKSLSHIYAQLIDDVNGVTLAHASTLDPELKSVAKGANKESAKLVGKLIAKKALEKGIKDVVFDRGGYVYHGVVRELADAAREGGLNF
- the rplF gene encoding 50S ribosomal protein L6; this translates as MSRIGKQPVEIPKDVTVTVNNNHVVVKGPKGTLERDFPNLVNIAVEDNKVIVTRSSDDKEARAMHGTTRALIQNMVKGVSTGYEKSLEIVGVGYRVAKQGKKIVLTVGYSHPVEIEEEPGIEFVVDGTNKITVKGIDKQRVGEVAANIRKVRQPDAYKGKGIRYVGEYVRLKEGKTGKK
- the rpsH gene encoding 30S ribosomal protein S8 gives rise to the protein MEMTDPIADMLTRIRNANTVRHETVEIPASNTKRAIAMIMLREGFIKAVEEIDDGKQGILKITLKYGPNKERVISGLKRISKPGLRVYAKSNEIPRVLGGLGMAIISTSKGIMTDKEAKKEGVGGEVLCYIW
- a CDS encoding type Z 30S ribosomal protein S14 encodes the protein MARKALILKQKKTPKFSTRAYNRCKICGRPHAYIRKYGICRVCFREYAHQGIIPGVKKASW
- the rplE gene encoding 50S ribosomal protein L5, with amino-acid sequence MARLRDKYVNEVVPALMEKYSYKNIMQVPKLEKIVLNIGLGEARENPKAIEAASNDLAVITGQKPVVTRAKKSIANFKIRAGMPIGVKVTLRGERMYEFADKLFNVALPRVRDFRGLPTKSFDGRGNYSFGIKEQLIFPEIDYDKIDKVRGMDIIFVTTAKNDEEARTLLELMGMPFAK
- the rplX gene encoding 50S ribosomal protein L24, yielding MERKKLHVKTGDIVTVISGKDKGKKGKVLKALPKEGKVLVEGVNVVTKHKRARSPQDQGGIIHQEAPIFASKVMLYCNNCGKGVRYGVKILADGEKIRYCKKCGETL
- the rplN gene encoding 50S ribosomal protein L14, whose protein sequence is MIQPQTILKVADNTGAKEIMCIHLMGGSTRKFSNIGDIIVASVKSATPGGVVKKGDVVKAVIVRTKKGIARKDGTYIRFDDNAAVIIKDDLQPRGTRIFGPVARELREKDFMKIISLAPEVL
- the rpsQ gene encoding 30S ribosomal protein S17, coding for MERGMRKVRIGKVVSNKMQKTIVVAVEDRIRHPLYNKIVRRTKKFKAHDENNQCNIGDIVKIMETRPLSKEKRWRLVEIIKKAE
- the rpmC gene encoding 50S ribosomal protein L29, whose amino-acid sequence is MKAKEIRELTDEELLQKLSDLKGELFNLRFQLATGQLDNPMRVRDVRKSIARIKTILRERELGKLNA
- the rplP gene encoding 50S ribosomal protein L16, whose product is MLMPKRVKYRKQQRGRIKGNATRGNTVTYGDYGLQALEGGWITAVQIEAARVAMTRYIKRGGKVWIKIFPDKPVTEKPAETRMGSGKGSPEYWVAVVKPGRVLFEIAGVNEDVAREALRLAKHKLPIKTKFVKREELGGEENEG
- the rpsC gene encoding 30S ribosomal protein S3, whose translation is MGQKINPRGLRVGVSQDWYAKWFAKDKDFSDLLIEDIKIRDYIKNKIYASGVPKIEIERAANRIKIDVYTAKPGMVIGKGGAGIEELRQEIEKMTNKKVVINIVEVKNPELDAQLVAENIASQLERRISFRRAMKQSIARAMKQGAKGIKIACSGRLAGAEIARTERYHEGVVPLQTLRANIDYGFAEANTTYGKIGVKVWINKGEILPQPKKQVTAEGGK